A region of Fimbriimonadaceae bacterium DNA encodes the following proteins:
- the aioB gene encoding Arsenite oxidase subunit AioB produces MDEHLRQDFPIDWEDDGYVSRREFFKFMTVASGGLALGSIGLAAWSRTLRDHRTFEPKLVGTLQSIAPGSALPFTYPRDTDICLLIRRPDGEIAAFSRRCTHLSCPVDYQPLKGRLYCPCHNGAFSAEDGSVIQGPPPHPLPQIMIENRDGELWAVGVRS; encoded by the coding sequence ATGGATGAACACCTTCGCCAGGATTTCCCGATCGACTGGGAGGATGACGGATACGTTTCGCGACGTGAATTCTTCAAATTCATGACGGTTGCCAGCGGCGGCTTGGCTTTGGGCTCGATCGGACTCGCGGCCTGGTCACGCACGCTACGCGACCACCGAACGTTCGAGCCGAAGCTGGTTGGCACGCTGCAGTCGATCGCACCTGGTTCAGCGCTGCCGTTCACCTATCCGCGCGACACGGATATCTGCCTTTTGATCAGGCGTCCGGACGGGGAGATTGCCGCATTCTCCCGTCGATGCACGCACCTTTCCTGCCCAGTCGACTATCAGCCGTTGAAGGGACGGCTCTATTGCCCGTGCCACAACGGCGCGTTCTCGGCTGAGGACGGCAGCGTTATCCAGGGGCCGCCACCCCATCCGTTGCCTCAGATCATGATCGAAAACCGGGATGGCGAGCTGTGGGCGGTAGGGGTACGGTCGTGA